Genomic window (Candidatus Hydrogenedentota bacterium):
GAAAGATGAGGGCATAGTTTTATTTGTTGATTTTGACGGGACAATAACAAAACAGGATGTCTGCGCCGCCATGGTTGAGGCTTTTGCGGGCGCCGGCTGGCGTGAAATAAATAAACGATGGGAAAGAAAAGAGATTTCTACTGAGCAATGCGCAAATATGACTTTTAACCTTTTCCAGGCCGACCTGAGTGATTTGAAAAGGTTGCTGGACACCATGGAGATAGACGAATATTTCAAGGGATTTCTGGGACTTTGTCGGGAAAGAGGCCACAGGTTTTATGTGCTCAGCGACGGCTATGATCTTTGTATCGAAGCTGTATTTGAAAAATATCATATTAATGTGCCCTACTACGCCAACAGGATGATTTATGACGGCAGTTTTAAAATAGAATGTCCCGGCACAAATCCGGAATGCGGTATTTGTGGAACCTGTAAAACCAGGCTGATGGAAAAGCTAAAAGGTGAAGGGAATACTGTCGTATACATCGGAGACGGGTACTCCGACAC
Coding sequences:
- a CDS encoding MtnX-like HAD-IB family phosphatase → MKDEGIVLFVDFDGTITKQDVCAAMVEAFAGAGWREINKRWERKEISTEQCANMTFNLFQADLSDLKRLLDTMEIDEYFKGFLGLCRERGHRFYVLSDGYDLCIEAVFEKYHINVPYYANRMIYDGSFKIECPGTNPECGICGTCKTRLMEKLKGEGNTVVYIGDGYSDT